The Catenulispora sp. MAP5-51 genome includes a region encoding these proteins:
- a CDS encoding polysaccharide lyase family 8 super-sandwich domain-containing protein, which yields MSSPELPVSPFPFSRRRLLALGGAGLGALVLPPGVASSAAGATDPYAALRASWSTYLSGGAIDPGDAVYAPAISGLKALAQAWSASIQTGSGISALWSDLPLGSVSANITSSLTRLRSMALAYVTPGTGYTGSASLASAVLAGLDFLVGGPYSATTAMYDNWWDWQIGATQALEDAAILMYPQLSAAQVAGYCAVIDAFVPDPAKQKSVSGTVTASTGANRLDLCRSVIVRGALGAASAPISSGVAAVSPALPLVMFSDGLYADGSFVQHGGVAYTGTYGKIFFSDVVALALLLEGSAWVITDPNLAVVFDGVDTALAPVVYNGLMIDSVRGRAVSRYNESDAADGFSAALTVLRYAQATSDPAKAAAWKAAAKGWLQRNTSCTVATTAPQIVDLTSGASVTVSVPGVSGIALAESVLADGSIAAASEPPGHRQFPVMARAVHRRPGWAYSLAMSSWLVERYEAINGENVHGWYTGDGMGYLYLDQDIAQFDDAFWDTVDPALLPGVTADSGTVANSAGQATKPAARWAGGAVLGGSYGAVGMQLQAFSTNLTGSKSWFCLDDEVVALGCGITSTSGNTVRTAVENRNLHNGGNNALYINGAAQSASPGWSTTASAVHSACISGVAGYCFLWPAGANNVEFALTNRTGNWHTVNALAPNTLADDTRPYLSIAFNHGANPAGATYSYVVLPGATPAQTTAYAAQPAVKVLSNTTTAQAITHAGLGLTMANFFAADTAGPITVSAAASVVTQTVGTTLTIAVSDPTWTSATVQVVVAAAGYGSVVSSDPGVSVLSTSGGRITLLVETGGSRGGSHSVTLSTSGGGITPQTATLLAPTDNTYVRDGSYATTNYGSETTMVVKKATSGYDRVSLLKFDASAITGTVTRAVLWVNGYVADSGGSMTTVAAYGLSSSAWSEASVTWNTAPTTQSAYGSGPLSNTADWVGLDVTGLVQGAAGGNAAIGVSQGAGGLAVVLATSHGASGTGPVLEIVTH from the coding sequence CCGTTTCCCTTCTCCCGGCGGCGATTGCTGGCTTTGGGAGGTGCGGGGCTCGGGGCGTTGGTACTACCTCCGGGTGTCGCATCGTCGGCAGCGGGTGCAACCGACCCGTACGCCGCGCTGCGCGCCTCGTGGAGCACGTACCTGTCCGGCGGCGCGATCGACCCGGGCGATGCGGTGTACGCGCCGGCGATATCGGGTCTCAAGGCCCTGGCCCAGGCGTGGTCGGCGTCGATCCAGACCGGGTCCGGGATCAGTGCCCTGTGGTCGGACCTGCCGCTGGGCAGCGTCTCGGCGAACATCACGTCGAGCCTGACGCGGCTGCGGTCGATGGCGTTGGCGTACGTCACGCCGGGGACCGGCTATACCGGCAGCGCGTCGCTGGCCTCGGCAGTGCTGGCGGGGCTGGACTTCCTCGTCGGCGGGCCCTACTCGGCGACCACGGCCATGTACGACAACTGGTGGGACTGGCAGATCGGGGCGACGCAGGCGTTGGAGGACGCGGCGATCCTGATGTACCCGCAGCTGTCCGCCGCGCAGGTGGCGGGCTACTGCGCGGTCATCGACGCCTTCGTCCCCGACCCGGCGAAGCAGAAGTCGGTCAGCGGGACCGTCACCGCCTCCACCGGCGCGAACCGGCTCGACCTGTGCCGCAGCGTCATCGTGCGCGGGGCGCTCGGGGCCGCCTCGGCGCCGATCAGCAGCGGGGTGGCGGCGGTCTCGCCGGCGCTGCCGCTGGTCATGTTCAGCGACGGGCTGTACGCCGACGGGTCGTTCGTCCAGCACGGCGGGGTGGCGTACACCGGGACCTACGGGAAGATCTTCTTCTCCGACGTCGTCGCGCTCGCGCTGCTGCTGGAGGGCTCGGCGTGGGTGATCACCGACCCGAACCTGGCGGTGGTCTTCGACGGCGTGGACACCGCACTGGCACCGGTGGTCTACAACGGGCTGATGATCGACTCGGTGCGCGGGCGCGCGGTGTCGCGGTACAACGAGTCGGACGCCGCGGACGGCTTCAGCGCGGCGCTCACCGTGCTGCGGTACGCGCAGGCCACGAGCGACCCGGCGAAGGCGGCGGCGTGGAAGGCGGCGGCGAAGGGCTGGCTGCAGCGCAACACCAGCTGCACCGTGGCCACCACCGCGCCGCAGATCGTGGACCTCACCAGCGGCGCGTCGGTGACCGTGTCCGTGCCGGGCGTCTCGGGCATCGCCCTGGCCGAATCAGTGCTCGCCGACGGCTCGATCGCCGCCGCGTCCGAGCCGCCCGGGCACCGGCAGTTCCCGGTGATGGCGCGGGCGGTCCACCGGCGGCCGGGGTGGGCGTACTCGCTGGCGATGTCGTCGTGGCTGGTGGAGCGGTACGAGGCGATCAACGGCGAGAACGTGCACGGCTGGTACACCGGGGACGGCATGGGCTACCTGTACCTGGACCAGGACATCGCGCAGTTCGACGACGCCTTCTGGGACACGGTCGATCCGGCGCTGCTGCCGGGGGTCACGGCCGATTCGGGGACGGTGGCCAACTCGGCGGGGCAGGCCACCAAGCCGGCCGCGCGGTGGGCCGGCGGCGCGGTGCTGGGCGGCTCATATGGCGCGGTGGGGATGCAGCTGCAGGCGTTCTCGACGAACCTGACCGGCTCCAAGTCCTGGTTCTGCCTTGATGACGAGGTGGTGGCGCTCGGCTGTGGGATCACCTCGACCAGTGGTAACACGGTGCGGACGGCTGTCGAGAACCGCAATCTGCACAACGGCGGCAACAACGCCCTGTACATCAACGGAGCCGCGCAGTCCGCGAGCCCGGGTTGGTCGACGACGGCCAGCGCGGTGCACTCGGCGTGCATCAGCGGCGTCGCAGGATATTGCTTCCTGTGGCCTGCGGGCGCGAACAACGTCGAGTTCGCCCTGACGAACCGGACCGGCAACTGGCACACGGTCAACGCCCTCGCGCCGAACACGCTGGCCGACGACACGCGGCCGTACCTGAGCATCGCTTTCAACCACGGGGCGAATCCGGCGGGCGCGACGTATTCCTATGTCGTCCTGCCGGGCGCGACGCCCGCGCAGACCACGGCTTACGCGGCGCAGCCGGCCGTCAAGGTGCTGAGCAACACGACGACCGCGCAGGCCATCACGCACGCCGGACTCGGCCTGACCATGGCGAACTTCTTCGCCGCCGACACCGCGGGTCCGATCACGGTCAGCGCGGCCGCCTCGGTGGTGACGCAGACCGTAGGCACCACGCTGACCATCGCGGTGTCGGATCCGACGTGGACGTCGGCGACGGTCCAAGTGGTGGTGGCGGCTGCCGGGTACGGCTCGGTGGTGAGCAGCGACCCGGGAGTCAGCGTCCTGTCGACCTCCGGCGGACGGATCACGCTGCTGGTCGAGACCGGCGGCTCGCGCGGCGGGAGTCACAGCGTGACCCTGTCGACGTCCGGCGGCGGGATCACGCCGCAGACCGCGACGCTGCTGGCGCCGACGGACAACACGTACGTCCGCGACGGCTCGTACGCGACCACGAACTACGGCAGCGAGACGACGATGGTGGTCAAGAAGGCGACGAGCGGCTACGACCGGGTGAGCCTGCTGAAGTTCGACGCGTCGGCGATCACCGGCACGGTCACCCGCGCGGTGCTGTGGGTCAACGGCTATGTCGCGGACTCCGGCGGCAGCATGACCACCGTGGCGGCGTATGGGCTGAGCAGCAGTGCTTGGAGCGAAGCCTCGGTGACGTGGAACACGGCGCCGACCACGCAGAGCGCCTACGGCAGCGGACCGCTGAGCAACACGGCGGACTGGGTCGGCCTCGACGTGACCGGCCTGGTGCAGGGCGCGGCGGGCGGGAACGCGGCGATCGGGGTGTCGCAGGGGGCCGGCGGGCTGGCGGTGGTGCTGGCCACGAGCCATGGCGCGAGCGGGACGGGGCCGGTGCTGGAAATCGTGACGCACTGA
- a CDS encoding carboxyl transferase domain-containing protein: MFKRVAIVNRGESAMRLIKAVRALAAETGERIETVALYTDVDRTATFVREADIAYDLGPAAARPYLNLELLGRALTATEADAAWVGWGFVAEDPAFAELCDRIGVTFVGPDADAMRRLGDKIGAKLIAEEVGVPVAPWSRGAVETLDAALAAAEAIGYPLMLKATAGGGGRGIRVVHDAEALTDAYERTSAEAARAFGSGIVFLERLLTGARHVEVQVIADGQGTAWALGVRDCSIQRRNQKIIEESASPVLAPEQAAELKDSAERLALAVGYRGAATVEFLYRPSDKQFAFLEVNTRLQVEHPITECTTGFDLVAAQLHVASGGKLEGPQPAERGHAVEARLNAEDPDRDFAPAPGRIIRLDLPAGPGIRVDTGVSEGDTIPADFDSMIAKVIAYGRDREQALGRLRHAMAQTSVVIEGGATNKSFVLELLDRPEVIDGSADTGWIDRVRAEGGLVRHRHSGVALAAAAIEAYADAEALERRRLLDTASGGRPQVQHESGRPLDLKLRGAGHRVRVARIDAHRYRVMIESGDEVRTADVDLERFDRHTGRITVDGRRHRLLTATHGPVHLVEVDGVAHRVSRDEGGVVRSPAPALVVAAPVEVGALVEAGAPVLVLESMKMETVLRAPFTARLKELTAAVGSQVQAGAALLRLEPVADDEAGSGAAAASPAAAAGPDPASALDLPAAPDPAPLVRRLARGRQDLRGLLLGYDVDPHDERRVLADYLAARQEAVEQGQEPLAAEVLLAAEIALVEVFADLAELSRNRPAAEEFGGHDQGHVHSAREHFHTYLRSLDAERAGLPAAFEAKLAKALAHYGLTDLKPAPELEAAVFRVFLAQQRVSSEAAAIAALLRAWLQEGPPPQALRQPVGLVLERLIAATQVRFPNVADLARGVVYAWLGQPLLRRNRARVYDGVRRNLRYLDENPQAADRTERIAQMVSATEPLVRLLGQRLVRAGVDNTVMLEVLTRRYYGNKGLTGIRTADAGGCRFVVADRADSRLVAVAVRFEGLDDALAGLAQVAGVEDPPVDVDVYLSWEKQPEDDDAMAAALYEAVTARPLPSQIRRLTATIAGHGGAVMHHHVTFRPSPEGPAEGLAEGLAEDRLIRGLHPYIAQRMQIERLSEFDLTRLPSSDEDVHLFQCVAKQNPADGRLIAFTQVRDLTELREDDGRLVALPTAENAVAACLDSIRAARSRLSAGQRADTNRIVVYVWPPINLTRPELDAIFARVRPTTDGAGLEEILFIGRTGDPAAGGLSKMAVRVTFGATGVRELTVGPPPEELIEPIEGYRQKVLRSAARGTVYPYELTGLLGDFAEYDLDDAHRLVPVDRAKGLNRAAIVAGVITTATERYPEGVTRVLLLGDPSKSLGALSEPECRRVIAALDLAEQMKVPLEWYALSSGARISMESGTENMDWVAAALKRIVEFTQDGGEINVVVNGINVGAQPYWNAEATMLMHTRGVLVMTPDSAMVLTGKQALDFSGGVSAEDNFGIGGYDRVMGPNGQAQYWAPDLASARDVLMAHYDHTYIAPGESAPRQAFTTDPTDRDVSDFLHTVEGSDFKTVGDIFSAEANPERKKAFDIRTVMRALSDQDHPVLERWAGMADAETAVVQDAHLGGRPVCLLGIESKPVPRRGFPPTDGPDVYTAGTLFPRSSKKAARAINSASGNRPLVVLANLSGFDGSPESMRKLQLEYGAEIGRAIVNFQGPIVFCVISRYHGGAFVVFSKALNPNMTVLALEGSYASVLGGAPAAAVVFSGDVAARTAADPRIRDLEARITAATGTDRAALTAELDELRTSVRAEKLGEVAAEFDGIHDIRRAVEVGSVDEVIKAAELRPAIIGAIEQRAAVGVGG, encoded by the coding sequence GTGTTCAAACGTGTCGCCATCGTCAACCGCGGGGAGTCCGCGATGCGGCTCATCAAGGCCGTGCGGGCCCTGGCCGCCGAGACCGGGGAGCGGATCGAGACCGTCGCCCTGTACACCGACGTCGACCGGACCGCCACGTTCGTGCGCGAGGCCGACATCGCGTACGACCTCGGGCCGGCCGCGGCCCGGCCCTACCTGAACCTCGAGCTCCTGGGGCGCGCGCTGACGGCCACCGAGGCGGACGCGGCCTGGGTCGGCTGGGGCTTCGTCGCCGAGGACCCGGCCTTCGCAGAGCTCTGCGACCGCATCGGCGTCACCTTCGTCGGCCCCGACGCCGACGCGATGCGCCGGCTCGGCGACAAGATCGGCGCGAAGCTGATCGCCGAGGAGGTCGGCGTTCCGGTCGCGCCCTGGAGCCGCGGTGCGGTGGAAACCCTCGACGCCGCACTGGCCGCGGCCGAGGCCATCGGCTACCCGCTGATGCTCAAGGCCACCGCCGGCGGCGGCGGACGCGGCATCCGCGTCGTGCACGACGCCGAGGCGCTCACCGACGCCTACGAGCGCACCAGCGCCGAGGCGGCGCGCGCCTTCGGCTCCGGCATCGTCTTCCTGGAGCGGCTGCTCACCGGCGCCCGGCACGTCGAGGTCCAGGTGATCGCCGACGGCCAGGGCACGGCCTGGGCCCTGGGCGTGCGCGACTGCTCGATCCAGCGCCGCAACCAGAAGATCATCGAGGAGTCGGCCTCGCCGGTGCTGGCTCCGGAGCAGGCCGCGGAGCTGAAGGACTCCGCCGAGCGGCTGGCCCTGGCTGTCGGCTACCGGGGCGCGGCGACCGTGGAGTTCCTGTATCGCCCCAGCGACAAGCAGTTCGCGTTCTTGGAAGTCAACACCCGCCTTCAGGTCGAGCACCCGATCACCGAGTGCACCACCGGCTTCGATCTGGTCGCCGCGCAGCTGCATGTGGCCTCCGGCGGCAAGCTCGAAGGCCCGCAGCCGGCCGAGCGCGGCCACGCCGTCGAGGCCCGCCTGAACGCCGAGGACCCCGACCGCGACTTCGCCCCGGCCCCGGGCCGGATCATCCGGCTGGACCTGCCGGCCGGGCCCGGGATCCGGGTGGACACCGGTGTTTCCGAGGGCGACACCATCCCGGCCGACTTCGACTCGATGATCGCCAAGGTCATCGCCTACGGCCGGGACCGCGAGCAGGCCCTGGGCCGGCTGCGGCACGCCATGGCGCAGACCTCCGTCGTGATCGAGGGCGGCGCCACGAACAAGAGCTTCGTGCTGGAGCTGCTCGACCGGCCCGAGGTGATCGACGGCAGCGCCGACACCGGCTGGATCGACCGCGTCCGCGCCGAGGGCGGCCTGGTCCGGCACCGGCACAGCGGCGTCGCGCTCGCGGCCGCCGCCATCGAGGCCTACGCCGACGCCGAAGCCCTGGAGCGGCGCCGGCTGCTGGACACCGCCTCCGGCGGCCGTCCGCAAGTGCAGCACGAGTCCGGACGGCCGCTGGACCTGAAGCTGCGCGGCGCGGGCCACCGGGTCCGCGTCGCGCGGATCGACGCGCACCGGTACCGCGTGATGATCGAATCAGGGGACGAAGTCCGGACCGCGGACGTCGACCTGGAGCGCTTCGACCGGCACACCGGCCGGATCACCGTCGACGGCCGCCGCCACCGCCTGCTCACCGCCACCCACGGCCCGGTCCACCTCGTCGAGGTCGACGGCGTCGCGCACCGGGTCAGCCGCGACGAGGGCGGCGTGGTCCGCTCCCCGGCCCCGGCGCTGGTCGTGGCCGCGCCGGTGGAGGTCGGGGCGCTGGTCGAGGCCGGCGCGCCGGTGCTCGTGCTGGAGAGCATGAAGATGGAGACGGTGCTGCGCGCGCCGTTCACCGCTCGTCTGAAGGAGCTCACCGCGGCGGTCGGCAGCCAGGTGCAGGCCGGCGCGGCGCTGCTGCGGCTGGAGCCGGTCGCCGACGACGAGGCCGGCTCCGGCGCTGCTGCCGCTTCCCCTGCTGCCGCCGCCGGCCCCGACCCGGCCTCGGCCCTGGACCTGCCCGCCGCCCCCGACCCGGCCCCGCTCGTCCGACGCCTGGCCCGCGGCCGGCAGGACCTGCGCGGCCTGCTGCTCGGCTACGACGTCGACCCGCACGACGAGCGCCGCGTCCTCGCGGACTACCTCGCCGCGCGCCAGGAGGCCGTCGAGCAGGGCCAAGAGCCGCTGGCGGCGGAGGTTCTACTGGCGGCGGAGATCGCGCTGGTCGAGGTCTTCGCCGACCTCGCCGAGCTCAGCCGCAACCGCCCGGCGGCCGAGGAGTTCGGCGGCCACGACCAGGGCCACGTCCACAGCGCCCGCGAACACTTCCACACCTACCTGCGGAGCCTGGACGCCGAGCGCGCGGGCCTGCCGGCGGCCTTCGAGGCCAAACTCGCCAAGGCGCTGGCGCACTACGGCCTGACCGACCTGAAGCCCGCACCGGAGCTGGAGGCGGCGGTGTTCCGCGTCTTCCTGGCCCAGCAGCGGGTGTCCTCGGAGGCCGCGGCGATCGCGGCGCTGCTGCGCGCGTGGCTGCAGGAAGGGCCGCCGCCGCAGGCGCTGCGCCAGCCGGTCGGGCTTGTCCTGGAGCGGCTGATCGCGGCCACGCAGGTGCGCTTCCCGAACGTCGCCGACCTGGCGCGCGGCGTGGTCTACGCCTGGCTCGGCCAGCCGCTGCTGCGCCGCAACCGGGCGCGTGTCTACGACGGGGTTCGCAGGAATCTGCGATACCTGGACGAGAACCCGCAGGCCGCCGACCGCACCGAGCGGATCGCGCAGATGGTGAGCGCCACCGAGCCGCTGGTCCGGCTGCTCGGTCAGCGCCTCGTGCGCGCCGGGGTCGACAACACGGTGATGCTGGAGGTCCTGACCCGGAGGTACTACGGGAACAAGGGCCTGACCGGCATCCGCACCGCCGATGCCGGCGGGTGCCGGTTCGTGGTCGCCGACCGGGCCGACTCGCGGCTGGTCGCGGTCGCGGTCCGGTTCGAAGGGCTCGATGACGCGCTGGCCGGTCTGGCACAGGTGGCGGGCGTCGAGGATCCGCCGGTCGACGTGGACGTCTACCTGTCGTGGGAGAAGCAGCCCGAGGACGACGACGCGATGGCCGCCGCCTTGTACGAGGCCGTCACCGCGCGCCCGCTGCCGTCCCAGATCCGGCGGCTGACCGCGACGATCGCCGGGCACGGCGGCGCGGTGATGCATCACCACGTCACCTTCCGGCCCTCGCCCGAAGGGCCGGCCGAAGGACTGGCCGAAGGACTGGCCGAGGACCGCCTGATCCGCGGCCTGCACCCCTACATCGCCCAGCGCATGCAGATCGAGCGGCTCAGCGAGTTCGACCTGACCCGGCTGCCGTCCTCGGACGAGGACGTGCACCTGTTCCAGTGCGTCGCCAAGCAGAACCCGGCCGACGGCCGTCTCATCGCCTTCACGCAGGTGCGCGATCTGACCGAGCTGCGGGAGGACGACGGCCGGCTGGTCGCGCTGCCGACCGCCGAGAACGCCGTCGCCGCCTGCCTGGACTCGATCCGCGCTGCACGCTCGCGCCTGTCGGCGGGTCAGCGTGCTGACACCAACCGGATCGTGGTGTACGTCTGGCCGCCGATCAACCTCACCCGCCCCGAGCTCGACGCGATCTTCGCCCGGGTCCGGCCGACCACGGACGGTGCCGGGCTGGAGGAGATCCTGTTCATCGGCCGCACCGGCGATCCGGCTGCCGGGGGCTTGTCGAAGATGGCTGTGCGCGTCACCTTCGGCGCGACCGGCGTGCGCGAACTGACGGTCGGTCCGCCGCCGGAGGAGCTGATCGAGCCGATCGAGGGGTACCGGCAGAAGGTCCTGCGCTCGGCCGCCCGCGGCACGGTGTACCCCTACGAACTGACCGGGCTGCTCGGCGACTTCGCCGAGTACGACCTCGACGACGCGCACCGGTTGGTACCCGTCGATCGGGCGAAGGGCCTCAACCGGGCCGCGATCGTCGCCGGTGTGATCACTACCGCCACCGAGCGCTATCCCGAGGGCGTCACGCGAGTTCTCCTGCTCGGCGACCCCAGCAAGTCCTTGGGCGCTCTGTCGGAGCCCGAATGCCGCCGGGTGATCGCCGCCCTGGACCTGGCCGAGCAGATGAAGGTTCCGCTGGAGTGGTACGCGCTGTCTTCCGGCGCTCGCATCTCCATGGAATCCGGCACGGAGAACATGGACTGGGTCGCTGCCGCTTTGAAGCGGATCGTCGAGTTCACTCAGGACGGCGGCGAGATCAACGTCGTGGTCAACGGCATCAACGTCGGCGCGCAGCCGTACTGGAACGCCGAGGCCACGATGCTGATGCACACACGCGGTGTCCTGGTGATGACTCCGGACTCTGCGATGGTGCTGACCGGTAAGCAAGCGTTGGACTTCTCCGGCGGTGTCTCGGCCGAGGACAACTTCGGCATCGGCGGCTACGACCGCGTCATGGGCCCGAACGGCCAGGCGCAGTATTGGGCCCCGGACCTTGCCTCCGCGCGTGATGTCCTGATGGCGCACTACGACCACACGTACATCGCCCCCGGAGAATCCGCGCCGCGCCAGGCCTTCACAACCGACCCGACCGACCGCGACGTCTCCGACTTCCTCCACACGGTCGAGGGCAGCGACTTCAAGACGGTCGGCGACATCTTCTCCGCCGAGGCCAACCCCGAACGCAAGAAGGCCTTCGACATCAGGACCGTGATGCGGGCCCTGTCCGACCAGGACCACCCGGTCCTGGAGCGCTGGGCCGGCATGGCCGACGCCGAGACGGCGGTGGTGCAGGACGCGCACCTGGGAGGCCGCCCGGTGTGCCTGCTGGGCATCGAGTCCAAGCCGGTACCCCGCCGTGGCTTCCCGCCCACCGACGGCCCCGACGTGTACACGGCCGGGACCCTGTTCCCGCGCTCGTCGAAGAAGGCGGCGCGCGCCATCAACTCGGCGAGCGGGAACCGGCCGCTGGTGGTGCTGGCGAACCTGTCAGGGTTCGACGGCTCCCCGGAGTCGATGCGCAAGCTGCAGCTGGAATACGGCGCCGAGATCGGGCGCGCGATCGTGAACTTCCAAGGCCCGATCGTGTTCTGCGTCATCTCGCGCTACCACGGCGGCGCCTTCGTGGTCTTCTCCAAGGCCCTCAACCCGAACATGACGGTCCTGGCCCTGGAAGGCTCCTACGCGTCGGTCCTCGGCGGCGCCCCGGCCGCGGCGGTGGTCTTCTCCGGCGACGTCGCCGCCCGCACCGCGGCCGACCCCCGCATCCGCGACCTGGAAGCCCGCATCACGGCCGCCACCGGCACCGACCGCGCGGCCCTGACGGCCGAACTCGACGAGCTCCGCACCTCGGTCCGCGCCGAGAAACTCGGCGAGGTCGCCGCGGAGTTCGACGGCATCCACGACATCCGCCGCGCCGTGGAAGTCGGCTCGGTGGACGAGGTGATCAAGGCCGCCGAGCTGCGTCCCGCGATCATCGGCGCGATCGAGCAGCGGGCGGCGGTCGGCGTGGGCGGCTGA